The DNA sequence TACCAGCCACCCCTCCGGGGAAGCGACGGCTTCGTGGAGCACTCCATGGGGTCCACGAACGCTGGACCCCGGAAGGGGGTGGCCCGATGGCCACGCGTCCGGAGGGTCACCGCGGCGGCAGCAGGTGGGACCGGCTTTACCGCCGCGTCCGCTGGATCGGTCCGCTCTACGCCGTCTTCAGGATGGTGTGGGACTGGATGTGATCCGCCTGCGCATGGCACAGGGCCCCGGTCCGTGAAGACCGAGGCCCCGCTGCGGTGGGTGGTAGAGGGCCTCATCCCCACGGCTTCGCGGGCTCAGGGATGGGGCTCTCGCCCTTCCGCAGTACAAGTGTCACCAAGAGCGCAAGCCGATCCGCAGGATTGTGATCTACGTCACCCCTGCGCTGCTGCAACGGGTCCATCTTGCCCGTTATTCAAGATCGATTTCGACAAGCGGTCAGATCTCGATCGACGTGAGGTGAAGGTGACTCGCCGTCATGGGTGCAGGTGGCACGCTTTGCGAGCATGTGAAAGTGATGCACCTCACACTTTCTGTGCACTGTTGTCGTGACGCAAGCGACAGTAAACGCACTCTTTCGATGGGGAGTTCAGTCCTTTCGGTCGCCCGTGAGGGTGGACCGGTCGGCCGCCGGGACGGCATGGGCATCGCCACCTAAGGTGGTCGCGTGAATCCCCCATGGCCCGAGAACACCCCTGGTCTCCTCCGCCTCCCCTCCGGGCGGCTGGTGCGGGGACGGGCGCTGCGGCGGCCCGTGCCGGACGGGCCGGTTCCGGAGTACGCCGTGTATCTGCTGGGGAAGCGGCCTCCCGAAGTGGCCTGGGAGGTGGAGTGGTTGCGCTGGCCCGACTTCCGGCTGCCGGCCGATCCGGAACGGGCCCGGACGGTGTTCCGGACGGCATGGGAACGGGCCGGGGCCGAACGGGTGGAACTGGCCTGCGGCGGGGGACGCGGGCGAACGGGCACCGCGCTGGCCTGCCTCGCGGTGCTCGACGGGGTGCCGGCGGGGGAGGCGGTGGCGTACGTGCGGCGGCACTACGATCCGCACGCCGTCGAGACGCCTTGGCAGAAGCGTTTCGTCCGCCGCTTCGACGGGAGTTGAGGGGCGGGGAAGACCGCGAGAGGCGCGGGGTCTGTGACCTGTGTGAGGGGTGTGAGGGGGCGGCGGGGCCGGTGACTTAGGACGTCCGGCCCGCCCCGTCCGCCCGGACCGCCGCCTCCGGCTGATCCGGCTGCTCCGGGAAGAGGTCCGTCAGCAGCCGGTGCGGCTTGCGCCACAGCGCCTCGCTCACCCGGTCGTCCCGCAGCGTCGGATCGGCGCCTGGCCCCTGCCGGATGACGAGGCCGGCCGGGGGAGGGACGGTGTCGCAGGTGGGGCAGAGGCTGACCGGAGTGACGTCCGTGCCGCAGGACGCGTGGCTGAAGAGGCGGCGCGCGCCGTCCGGAGTGAGCCAGCGCTCACCCCACTGCGCCAGGGCATAGACCGTCATGACGGTGGCCGTCGAACCCGAAGGACCGGCCGAACCCGCCCAGCCCGCCGAACCGGCCGCGCCCCCGCGGCCCTCGGCCCGTAGGACCCTCGCCGTCTCCTGCGCGGCGACCCTGCTCGTCCTCATGAACTTCACCGCGACCCTGCCCACCGCCGGGCTCGTCGCCGCCGACCTCGACTCGGGCCCCTCCGGGCGGACCTGGATCCTCGGCGCCATCGGCGTCGGCCTCGCCGCCAGCCTGATGGCGGCGGGCGGCCTGGCCGACGACCGGGGCCGCAAACGGACGTTCACGGCCGGCGGCCTGCTGCTCGTCCTGGCGAGCGCGGTGTGCGCGGCGGCGCCCGGCACCCTCGTCTTCGTGTGTGGCCGGCTCGTCCAGGGCGCGGTCGGTACCTCGGTTCGTCGGTGGGCGTCGCCCTGATCGCCGCCGTCATGGCGGCTGTCCCGCACGGCGGCGGGGCCGCCCACGAGGCCGGGCTCGGCCTGAGCCGCGCCGCGCTCGCGGCGGGCGGGCTGACGCTGGCGGGGGCGGTCGCCGTCGCGCTGTGCCGGGAGCGGGGGGAGTAGGGGGACGGGAGCGGCGGTGCCTCCTGGTCCGACGGGGACGGGAGTGCTGTGAACGGAAGGGGTGTGAGGGGGCCGTCCCCCGTTCGGAGGACGAGCCGTCCCCCGGCACCCCGCCCGCCCTCCCGGGGGCGGGCGGCGCCGCGCGGTCGGATGCTGGGGGGGGAGGGAGGGGCGAGGAGCGCGCCGGGCGGCTCCGGCCCCGCACCAGCACCACCGTCCCCGTCGGACCAGGAGGCACGCCGTGCCCGCGCCACCCCCTCGGCACCGGTCGGCGACCGTCGGAGCGTCGTCCTGGCGGTCTGCTGCGTCGCCCTGCTGATGATCGGCATCGATGTGACCGCCCTGAACGTCGCCCTCCCCGCGATGGAACGGGAGCTCGGCTCCTCGGTGGCGGGCATGCGGTGGGCCGTCCACCGTCCCGCTTCAGCGAGCCCCCGGCGGTACGAGCCCCAGCGACACGACCAGGTCGTGCAGTTCCGCCTCGTAGAGCGCTCCCGGATCGGTCAGGCTCGGGCGGAGGTGGCCGTAGACCTCCAGTCCGATCAGCCCGTACATCCGGCCCCAGACGCGGAAGGCCAGCGCGACCGCGCCGGGGGACACGTCCGGCAGGTGCCCGCGGATCTCCTCGGCGAGCTCGGGCGTGAAGTCGGACCACGCGTGGTCGCCGGGCGGCTGCCGGGGCGCGGCCTGCGGCCAGGCGGCGGCGATGAGTTCGACGAGGCCCAGGCAGGCGCGCTTGGAGGGGCGGGGTGCCGGGCCGCCGGCCGGCGCGACGTACCCGGCCACCGGATCGCCGTAGACGAGCCGGAAACCGTCCGGCTCGGCGAGCGCCCAGTCGCGCAGCGCCCGCCACCAGGCCTGGATCCGGCCGGCCGTGTCGTCGGCGGGGCAGGCGTCGCGCGCGGCCTCCGCGCGGTCGACGAGCGCCGAGTAGACGTCGTTGATCAGCGTGGTGATCAGGTCGTCCCGGGTGGCGAAGTAGCTGTAGACGGCGCTGGCGCTCATGCCCATCTCGCGGGCGATGGCGCGCAGCGAGATGGCGTCCGGTCCGCCCTCGGACATCAGCCGGAGCGCCGTCGCCTTGATCTCCGCCGTGGTCTGGGCGCGGAGCCGGGCCCGTCTGCCCTGGGTCTGTGGGATCACGCTTGACACTTTACAGCGCTGCATTACAGTGCAGCGAGTGAAAACTGAACGGTGCACGGAAAACGTGCGGCGTCAGTCCGGAGGCGCCGCGGGCGCGACGAAGGGCGGGGCGATGAAGGCCAAAACGGTGCTGTTCGACGAGGTGGGCGCCCCTGAGGTGCTGCGGATCGAGGAAGTGGAGCTCGGCGCGCCGGGGCCGGGCGAGGTCCGCGTCCGGGTGGAGGCGGTGGGCCTCAACCGGTCGGAGGCCCTGTTCCGGGCGGGGGCGTACTACTACGCGCCCGACCTGCCCGCGTCCCGCATCGGTGCCGAGGCGGCGGGCGTGATCGAGGAGGTGGGTCCGGAGGTCGAGGGGTTCGCCGCCGGCGACCCGGTGGCCGTGCTGGCGACGGCCATGGGCGCGATGTCCGCCTACGGCGTCTACGCGGAGCGCGTCAACGTCCCGGCGAGCACGCTGTTCCGGCGGCCCCCGTCGGTGGACGCGGTCACCGGAGCCGCGACCTGGCTGTCGTACCTCACCGCGTACGGGGCCCTCGTGGAGATCGGCGGGCTGCGCCCGGGCGACACGGTGCTGATCACCGCCGCCTCCAGCAGCGTCGGCATCGCGGCGATCCAGGTGGCGAACCTCGTCGGGGCCGTCCCGATCGCCGTCACCCGCACCGCCGCCAAGAGGGAGCAGCTCCTCAAGGCCGGCGCCGCGCGGGTGATCACCCTGGACGAGGACGATCTCGTCGCGGTGATGGACGAGTTGACGGACGGCGCGGGCGCCCGCGTGGTCTTCGACGCGGTGGGCGGACCCGAACTCAGCCGCCTCGCCGGGATGGTGGCCCGGGACGGCATGCTGATCGTCTACGGCTCGCTCGACGGACGCCCCACTCCACTGCCCCCGCACTGGCCGCTCGCCGTCTACGGCTTCGCCCTGCCCGCCGTCCTCGACCACGACGACCGCCGGCGGCGCGCGACCGCCTTCATCGAGTCGGGTCTCCGCTCCGGAGCCCTCGCCCCGCTGATCGACCGCACCTTCCCCCTGGAGGCCATCGCCGACGCCCACCGCCATATGGAGGGAAACGGACAGGTGGGCAAGATCGTGGTCACGGTGGGGCAGTAGGGCGGTGAGGGGGCCGGGTCACCGCAACACGAGCTCTCCGAATCTGTACACCGCTTTGAACACAGGGGTCAGCATCCATGCGCAGGTCGCTCCGATGAGCAGTGTGGCGAGCCCGTACCGGAACGGGCGGGCGACCCAGTCGTGCTGGACGACGATGATGTTCTCCGGATCCTCCGGCTCGTAGATGACCTCCGTTTCGTCTCCCGGGGCCAGAGCGCACCTGTGCGGCGAACCGGTCGCCGATCTCGTCTCGACCGTGGTGTGCGGTGGGTCTTTGAGGGTGAACGACACGACGGGGTAGTGCTGGAGGTCCCCGTCGCCGTCCGTGGTGGTCCATATGCGGATCACCGTGCCTGTCACGCGGGGCCCGTGAGCACGCAGCCGGTAAACCTTCACGGTCTGGCAGGCAAGCCACCACGGTATGTAGAAGAGAAACCACACGGCCAAGAAGCACGCGCAGATGAGGAGTGGCGCCGCCCAGAGCGTCATGCCCGGATGCTATCGGCGCCTGTGAGGCGCGTTCCGGTCTGCTGAGAGGCCGGAGCGGTATGCGAGCCGGGCAGGTGCAGAAAACTGCACCTCCGAGGCGTAGTCGGCCGGATTACGGGAAGCGTGCGCCGCTTCGTAGCGTCGACGGCATGACGATTTCGACGGGGGGAACGCCCCTTCTCAGGCGTGCGCGGAAGGTGTCGTCGGTGAGCCGGCGACGGGGCCTGTGGCTCTATCTCGGGGTGGCATACGCCGGCATGTGGCTGGCGATGCTGCCGCTGCTGGTGAGCGGGTACCGGCGGGGTGACGCCCGCGAGGGGACGGGCGCGCTGGCGGAAGTGTGCATCGCCTTCGCGATGTTCGCGCCCGCGCTCGGCGCGGTCGTCGCCGTGCGGTACGTACGCGGGGGAGGGCGTCTGCGGGAGGCGTTGGCCCTGCGGTGGCCGAGGCCGTGGGGGCGGGCGGTGCGGGAGTGCCTGACGGCCGTCGCCGTGCCGGCGGGGCTCACCGTGGCGGCCCTGACCCTCGGGGCCCTCGTCGGGCGGTATCCCGTCGTTCCCGTCGGCGAGTTGGACGCCGCGAGCGTGACCGGCCGGCTGGCCGGCGGACTGGTGGGGATGGTGGTGTCGCTGCCGCTGTTCTTCGGCGAGGAACTGGGCTGGCAGGGCTACCTGTTCCCCCGCCTGCTGCGGGACGGCCACCGGACCCGCCCGCTCCGGGCGTACCTGCTGACCGGCGCCGCCTTCGCCCTGTGGCACCTGCCCACACTGATCATGGGCGGCCAGTACCCCGGCCGGCCCTGGTACGTGTCCGTGCCCGCGATGGTGGTGAGCTGCACGCTGGTCCTGCCGGTCTTCACCTGGCTGCGGCTGCGCTCCGGCTCGGTGGTGCCCGCCGTCGTCGCCCACGCCTTCGTCAGCTCCCTGAGCGTGGGCATGGTCAAGGAGTTCGCCGACCCGGACGCCGCCCTCGATCCGCTCCACATGGGGCTCACCGGGTGGCCCGGCTGGATCGTCATGGCCGCGTTCGTCGCCTTCCTGGCCCGGACGGGGCGGCTCCGGCCGACGGACGGTCACGATCGGCTCTGATCGGGCCGGTCGGCTCTGATCGGCTCTGATCGGGGCCGGTAGGGGCCGGTCGGTCGGCGGCGCGTTTCGCGTCGAACCGCGGCCGGGCGGCCGCCACCGCCCGCCGAAGAAACCACCGGCCGGGTAACGGAGTCCGGAACCCGGCCGCTCGGACGGAGGAGAACCATGCCCGCGTACGTGATCGTCGAGGCCGACGTGCTGGACGCCGAGGCCGCCGGCAGGTACCACCAGGCGGGGAGCCGTCCATCCGTGCCCACGGCGGCCGTTACCTCGTGAAAGGCGGGACGCCCGAGGCCGTCGAGGGGGACTGGCCGTCGTCCCGCCTGATCGTCATCGAGTTTCCGGACATGGAACGGATCAGACGGTGGTACGCCTCGCCCGAGTACACCCGGGCGCGGGAGATCCGGCGGACGGCGGTGCGGCTGCGGATGGTCTTCGCCGAGGGCGCCGAGGGCGCCGCGGACGCCACCGGGTAGGGGCGGGAGCCGTGGGTCCACCGGCCGGCCCGGGGCGAATGGTCCGTGTCGGACGGCCCGCGGCGAGCGGTCCGCGTCGGCCGTCCGGTGCCGAACGGCTCGCGCTGAACCGTCCTCGTCGAACCGCCCCCGTCGAGCGCTCGCGCCGAACCGCCCGCGCCCGGACGGCCCGCGTCAGGCGATGCGCGCCGCCGTGCCCGACACCCGGACGCGGGAGTCGCCCGGCCGGAGGGTGACCTCCAGGAGGCCGGGGCGGCCGAGGTCGGCGCCCTGGTGGAGGGTGAGCGTCGCGTCGTCGCCGACGAGTCCGCGTTCCCGCAGGTACGCGCCGAGGGCGGCGGCCGCCGCGCCCGTCGCGGGGTCCTCGACCACGCCGCCGACGGGGAACGGGTCGCGGACGTGGAACACGGACTCGTCCTCCCGCCACACCAGTTGCACCGTCGTGAGGCCCAGCTTCCGCATCAGGGCGGTCAGCCGGTCGAAGTCGTAGTCCAGGGCGGCGAGCCGCTCCCGGGTGGCCGCGCCGAGGACGAGGTGGCGGGCGCCCGCGTAGGCGATGCGCGGCGGGAAGGCCGGGTCGAGGTCGGCGGCGGGCCAGTCCAGGGCGGCCAGCGCTTCGGCGACGTCTTCCGGAGCGGCGTCCTCCGTGTGCGGCTCGACGGAGGTCAACGTGGCGCGCAGGACGCCGTCGTGCTCCGCGACGGAGACCGGGACCGTCCCCGCCGGGGTGACGAAGACGAACTCCCCGGGGCCGCGCCGCTCGGCCAGGGCCACGGCGGTGGCGACGGTGGCGTGGCCGCAGAAGGAGACCTCGGCCAGCGGGCTGAAGAAGCGGAGGGTGAACGACCGGTCCGGCTCGGCGGCGCCCTCGGGCGGCGCGGTGAGGAATGCGGTCTCGCTGTAACCGACTTCGGCGGCGATCCGCAGCAGGTCCGCGTCGTCGAGCCCGGCCGCGTCCAGGACGACGCCGGCGGGGTTGCCGCCCGCCGGGTCGGCGGAGAAGGCGGTGTAGCGCAGGACCTCGGGTGTGCCGGGGGCTGCGGGGGTGGCGGGTGCGGCGGAGGCGGCGGTGCCGTCGGTGATCGTCATGGCCACCCCAACCGAGCGGAGGCGGGCGGTTATTCCGGTCCTGTTGGGTTCGGTTCGTTACGCCGTTCCCGTATATGGAACCGCGCTGTACCCGTACCCGTACGCGTGCTTGTACCCGTACCCGTACCCGAGGCCCCGCCCGGCCGGCCGCCGGAACAGGGCCTCGGAAGGAATGCCGTGCGCGTCGCCTCAGCGCACAGTGACGTAGATCGGCTCGGAGACCGCGCCGCCGCCCGTCACCCGCAGGGCGTTCTTGCCCTTGATGCCGAGCTTGACGCGCATGGAGTAGGCCGAGTTCTTGTTGACGGCGACCTTCGCGGGCAGGGAGACCCACTTGGCGCCCTGCTGCTGCTGGAGGACGACCGTGGTGCCCGCCTTGATGCCGGTGGCCTTGCCACTGACGCGGAACTCCTGCCAGGCGCCGATCGTGGCGACGCTCGCCTGGGCGGTGAGCGCGGGCTTGGCCGCCGGGGTGGCCGGAGTGGCCGGGGCGGCCGTGGCGACGGACGCGACGGGGGCGGCCGCGGGTGCGGGCACCGGAGCGGCGAAGGCGGTGGCAGCGCCTCCGGCGGCGAGGCCGGCGGCGAGGGCACCGGCTATGGCGAAGCGGTAGGCACGGTTCATGACGTATTCCTCCCTGATGGACCCGTTGGGTCTCGATGACCCGATGGCGGGGCTTCACTGGGGAATACGGGAAAAGCGCGATGTCGGTTGCACAGGGCATCGAACTCTTTTCCGAAGTGTGCGACGGAAGTGCCCTCAGGGGTCAAAACGCGCCAAACTCAGCCCCCGCCCCCGTCGCGTACCGCCAGTACCACCTGTCCCACTCGTACCACCTGTACGGCCCTGCATTGCCGACGCCGTCACGAAGAGAACGTGAAGTTCGAGTGGTTCGTGGCGAGTTGGGTGCCGTCCGGCCCGTAGGCCGTCACCTGGAGCTGCCAGTGCACGGCGGGGTTGATGACGACGAAGGTCGGGTGCCAGTTGGTGATGTCCCAGCTGAGGACCGGCGACCGGATGGTGCTGTCGAGGCTCAGGGACTGTTTGGTCAGGTCGTTGTACGTGTGCCACCTGATGGAGACGATCTTGCCCTTCAGCCCGTTGAACGTGATGTTCGCCTGCACCTTGGTGAGGCCGACGCCGGCCGGCCCCTGGGAGAGGACGCTGGTGACACTGGCCGAGACCCGTAGGGTCGCCGGCGCCGTCGTGTACGGCGGCGGGACGGGCTGGGGCAGGGTGGCCGTCGGGCCGGAGGCCGGGGGCGTCCAGGGGGTGCTGCTCGTCGGACCGCCGGTCGGGCCGGTCGTGGGGCCGGTGGTCGGGCCGCCGGTCGGCGGGGGCGTCGGCGGGTCCGCCTTGTCGTTCGAGGAGTGCCCCTGGAGCAGGATGGGCAGGAGCGACCCGAGCACGATGGCCAGCCCGCCGGTGACCCAGTAGGCCCAGACGCGGCGCCACAGCGGGGTCCCCGGTGGATCGGGCAGGTGTGGTGGATCTCCGGCGCTCATGTCCGTCCCCCTCGGTATGGCCCCGGCGAGTGCCTGCGTGCCTCATGCCCCCGTACGCGCCTGTACGCCTGGGTACCGGTACGCCTGCATACCCGCATGCCTGCGTGCCCGGTGCCCGCGCGCCCGCATGAAGCCTGCCTTTGGGCCGAGCGTGACGGGACGCTACTCCCGGAATCAGCCATTCAGGGAGGCGTATGAGGCGCAGGGGCAGGCGCGCTCCCCGCGGCGTGCGCCCTTGTAAGGGACGGGTTCGGGATGCGTCCATGACACGATGGACGGATACCTGTACGAGCCATGGAGTAACGCATGAAGGAGCCCGCACCCGCGGCGGTCGACACGCCCGGGGACACCGCGTCCGACCAGCACATATCCTCCTCGGCCGGGACGTCGCCCGGCCGCCGGAACCGGCTGTTCGTCACCCTCGCCCTGGGCGGGCTCACGGCCGTGGCCCCGCTGTCCATGGACATGTACCTCCCGGCACTCCCTGAGGTGACGGATTCCCTGAGAAGTCCCGCGGCCACCGTGCAGCTCACCCTCACCGGCTGCCTCATGGGCATGGCGCTGGGGCAGCTCGTCGTCGGCCCGATGAGCGACAAGTGGGGCCGCCGCCGGCCGCTGCTCGTCGGCATGGCGCTCTACGTCGTCGCCACCGTCCTCTGCGCGGTCGCCCCCAACGCGGCCCTGCTCATCGCGTTCCGCCTGGTCCAGGGCCTGGCCGGCGCCGCGGGCATCGTGATCGCGCGCGCCGTGGTGCGCGACCTGTACGACGGCGTGGCCATGGCCCGTTTCTTCTCCACCCTGATGCTGATCTCGGGCGTGGCCCCGGTCGTCGCGCCGCTCATCGGCGGCCAGTTGCTGCGCTTCACGGACTGGCGCGGCGTCTTCGCCGTGCTCACCGCCGTCGGTCTCGCCCTGACGTTCCTCGTGTACCGCTACCTCGACGAGACCCTGCCGCCCGGCCGCCGGCAGTCCGGCGGCCTCGGCGAGACGCTGCGCGCGATGCGCGGCCTGCTCGCCGACCGCGCCTTCACCGGCTACATGCTCTCCGGCGGCTTCGCCTTCGCCGCCCTCTTCTCCTACATCTCGGCGTCGCCGTTCGTCGTCCAGGACATCTACGGCGCCTCGCCGCAGACGTTCAGCCTGCTGTTCGGCCTCAACTCGGTCGGCCTCGTCCTCGTCGGCCAGATCAACGGCAAGGTGCTGGTCGGCCGCGTCAGCCTGGACAAGGCCCTCGGCTGGGGCCTCGCCGTGATCACCCTGGCCGCGGCGGCCCTGCTGGTGCTGACGACGGGCGTCCTCGGCGAGCCGGGCCTGGCCCCGGTCGCCGCCGGCCTGTTCGTCCTGATGGCCGCCATGGGTCTGGCCATGCCCAACACCAACGCCCAGGCCCTGATGCGCTCCGGCAACGCGGCCGGCTCCGCCTCCGCCCTGCTGGGCACCTCCACCTACCTGCTCGGCGCCATCGCCTCCCCGCTCGTCGGCATCGCGGGCGAGCACACGGCCGTCCCCATGGCCACCGTCCAGCTCGGCTGCGCGGTGGCGGCGGTGCTCAGCTTCGTCCTGCTGTGCGGGCGGCGCGGCGGCGCGGGGTCGTCGGATTCATCGGATTCGTCGGCCTCGGCGGGTGAGAGCCCCGAGAGCCGCACGCGCGTGACGGGCGCGGAGGCCGCGGAGGCCGCGGAGTAGCCCGGCCCGCGCGGGCCGGCCGTGCGGTACGCCGGGGGCGACGGGTTCGTCGCGGCGCGCCCGGGGGACGTCCGCGGTGCCGGCGCGTCCGCGGGCGGCGCACTGCGCGGGCGCAGGGGGGTACAGGAGCCGTGCCGGTACGCACGATCGCGGCAGCCCCGCAGCCCCGCAGCCCCGCAGCCCCGCAGCCCCGCAGCCCCGCAGGACGGCGGACGGCTGCTCTCTCCTCCTCCGCCACGTATGCAGCGGTCGGCTCCGCACGGCGGGCACGGCGGGCACGGCGGGCACGGCGGCGATGCCGGCAGCGGGACGTGCCGGCCCCGCCTCAGGCGCCGACACTCGGCCGGCGCCCGATCCGGAGAGCGGCCAGGACCGGTCCGATCGGACGACGGACACCCGGCGCGCGCCCGCGACCCGGCCGCGCTCACGCCGGGCGCCGCGCCGCCCGCGTGACGCCCGCCCGCGCCGCGCCCGCCGCGTGGCCCGACAGGCCGTGCCGTCGCGCGGCGGCCCGCGCTCGTCACGCCGCCCGCTGAACGGGCAAGCGGCGGCCACTCCGGCCCCACCCCGACCCCACCCCGTAAAATCCACCCAATGCACGCCCCCGAGAACACGCCGCCGACCGGCGAGAACCTCCGCGCCGCGCTCGCCGGACTGCTCGACGGTCTGCCGCCCCGGCAGGCCGCCCGGGCCGTCGAGCGGCTGATCGCCAACTACCGGGGGCGGACCCCGACCGACGCGCCGGTCCTGCGCGACCGTTCCGACGTCGCCGCCTACGCCGCCTACCGCATGCCCGCGACCTTCGAGGCCGTCCGGCACGCGCTGGAGGCGTTCCGGGACCGGCTGCCCGACTGGTCGCCCGGCACGCACGTGGACCTCGGCGGCGGTACGGGCGCGGCGACCTGGGCCGTCGCGGCGGCCTGGCCGGAGGGCGAGCGGACGACGACCGTCCTGGACTGGGCGGAACCCGCCCTCGCCCTCGGCGCCGAACTCGCCGGCGCCGCCGCCTCGCCCGCGCTGCGCGCCGCGCGCTGGCAGCGGCAGGTCATCGGCGGCGGCCCGGCCGTCCCCGAGGGCACCGACCTCGTCACCGTCTCCTACGTCCTCGGCGAACTCACCGACGACGCCCGGCGGTCCGTCGTCGACCAAGCCGCCCGCGCCCGCGCCGCCGTGATCGTCGAACCGGGCACCCCCGAGGGCTACCGCCGGGTGATCGAGGCCCGCGACCGGCTGATCGCGGCGGGTTTCGAGGTCGTCGCCCCCTGCCCGCACAGCGCCGCCTGCCCGATAGAGCCGGGCACGGACTGGTGCCACTTCTCCGCCCGCGTCAGCCGCTCCTCCCTGCACCGGCAGGTCAAGGGCGGCTCGCTGGCGTACGAGGACGAGAAGTTCTCGTACGTGGCCGCTGTGCGGACCGGCGACGGCACGGACGACCCGAGCGGCCTCCCCGCCGCCCGCGCCCGCGTCGTACGCCGCCCGCAGATCCGCAAGGGCCAGGTGCTCCTGGAACTGTGCACCCGTGACGAGGGGCTGCGCCGCGAGACGGTCACCAAGCGCCACGGCGGCCTCTACCGCGCCGCGCGGGACGCGGACTGGGGCGACGCGTGGCCGCCGGAGGACGGCGAGGGCTGACGCCCCACGCTCCACGCCTCACGCCGCGCACCCCACGCCCCCCCGGTCGTCGGCGCCCGCCCGGCGCTCCGGGCGGCCGGCGCGTCCGGATGGTCCGCGCGCCCGGCGGCCCCGTGCCCGTACCCCCACCGGACGGCTGCCCCGGCCGGTGCCCGGCCCGCCCGCTGCGGCCGGGCGTCCCGGATAGTCCGGCAGCACGGGCCAACGCGTCAACCCGTCAACGCAGTTCCTGCGTGCAGCACTTCACGCTGCCGCCCCCCTTCAGCAGCTCGCCCAGGTCCATCCCGATCGGCTCGAAGCCGCGCTCCCGGAGCGGCCCGAAGAGGCCGACGGCCGCCTGGGGGAGGAGGACGTGGCGGCCGTCGCTGACCGCGTTCAGGCCGAGCGCCGCCGCGTCCTCCGCGTCGGCGACGAGGGCGTCGGGGAAGAGGCGTTCCAGGACGGCCCGGCTGCCGGGGGAGAAGGCGCCGGGGTAGTACATGATCTCGTCTTCGGCGGCGTCGAGGACGCACAGGGCCGTGTCGAGGTGGTAGTAGCGGGGGTCGATCAGGTCCAGGCCGATGACGGGGCGGCCGAAGAACTCCTGTGCCTCGGGGTGCGACAGCGGGCTGCTGCGGAAGCCCCGGCCGGCGAGCAGCCAGGAGTCGGTGACGGCGAAGTCGCCCTCGCCCTCGTTGATGTGCTCGGGTTCGCGGACCACGGAGTAGCCGTGCGACCGGAACCACTCCACGTGCACGGCCGCCTCGGCGGCGCGCTGCGGGTGGGCGAAGCGGGCGCCGAGGACGCGGCCGTCGACGACGGTGGCGCCGTTCGCCGCGTACACCATGTCGGGCAGTTCCGGGCGGGGTTCGAGCTCCTCCACGGTGTGGCCGAGGGCGCGGTAGCGGTCGCGGAGGGTTTCCCACTGCGTGAGGGCGAGCGGCAGATCGACCGGCTTGGCCGGGTCCATCCACGGGTTGATCGAGTAGGTGACCTTGAAGTGGGCGGGC is a window from the Streptomyces mobaraensis genome containing:
- a CDS encoding protein-tyrosine phosphatase family protein — translated: MNPPWPENTPGLLRLPSGRLVRGRALRRPVPDGPVPEYAVYLLGKRPPEVAWEVEWLRWPDFRLPADPERARTVFRTAWERAGAERVELACGGGRGRTGTALACLAVLDGVPAGEAVAYVRRHYDPHAVETPWQKRFVRRFDGS
- a CDS encoding MFS transporter gives rise to the protein MAVEPEGPAEPAQPAEPAAPPRPSARRTLAVSCAATLLVLMNFTATLPTAGLVAADLDSGPSGRTWILGAIGVGLAASLMAAGGLADDRGRKRTFTAGGLLLVLASAVCAAAPGTLVFVCGRLVQGAVGTSVRRWASP
- a CDS encoding TetR/AcrR family transcriptional regulator: MIPQTQGRRARLRAQTTAEIKATALRLMSEGGPDAISLRAIAREMGMSASAVYSYFATRDDLITTLINDVYSALVDRAEAARDACPADDTAGRIQAWWRALRDWALAEPDGFRLVYGDPVAGYVAPAGGPAPRPSKRACLGLVELIAAAWPQAAPRQPPGDHAWSDFTPELAEEIRGHLPDVSPGAVALAFRVWGRMYGLIGLEVYGHLRPSLTDPGALYEAELHDLVVSLGLVPPGAR
- a CDS encoding zinc-dependent alcohol dehydrogenase family protein, whose product is MKAKTVLFDEVGAPEVLRIEEVELGAPGPGEVRVRVEAVGLNRSEALFRAGAYYYAPDLPASRIGAEAAGVIEEVGPEVEGFAAGDPVAVLATAMGAMSAYGVYAERVNVPASTLFRRPPSVDAVTGAATWLSYLTAYGALVEIGGLRPGDTVLITAASSSVGIAAIQVANLVGAVPIAVTRTAAKREQLLKAGAARVITLDEDDLVAVMDELTDGAGARVVFDAVGGPELSRLAGMVARDGMLIVYGSLDGRPTPLPPHWPLAVYGFALPAVLDHDDRRRRATAFIESGLRSGALAPLIDRTFPLEAIADAHRHMEGNGQVGKIVVTVGQ
- a CDS encoding DUF3592 domain-containing protein, translated to MTLWAAPLLICACFLAVWFLFYIPWWLACQTVKVYRLRAHGPRVTGTVIRIWTTTDGDGDLQHYPVVSFTLKDPPHTTVETRSATGSPHRCALAPGDETEVIYEPEDPENIIVVQHDWVARPFRYGLATLLIGATCAWMLTPVFKAVYRFGELVLR
- a CDS encoding CPBP family intramembrane glutamic endopeptidase, with translation MSRRRGLWLYLGVAYAGMWLAMLPLLVSGYRRGDAREGTGALAEVCIAFAMFAPALGAVVAVRYVRGGGRLREALALRWPRPWGRAVRECLTAVAVPAGLTVAALTLGALVGRYPVVPVGELDAASVTGRLAGGLVGMVVSLPLFFGEELGWQGYLFPRLLRDGHRTRPLRAYLLTGAAFALWHLPTLIMGGQYPGRPWYVSVPAMVVSCTLVLPVFTWLRLRSGSVVPAVVAHAFVSSLSVGMVKEFADPDAALDPLHMGLTGWPGWIVMAAFVAFLARTGRLRPTDGHDRL
- a CDS encoding DUF1330 domain-containing protein — translated: MKGGTPEAVEGDWPSSRLIVIEFPDMERIRRWYASPEYTRAREIRRTAVRLRMVFAEGAEGAADATG
- a CDS encoding PhzF family phenazine biosynthesis isomerase; its protein translation is MTITDGTAASAAPATPAAPGTPEVLRYTAFSADPAGGNPAGVVLDAAGLDDADLLRIAAEVGYSETAFLTAPPEGAAEPDRSFTLRFFSPLAEVSFCGHATVATAVALAERRGPGEFVFVTPAGTVPVSVAEHDGVLRATLTSVEPHTEDAAPEDVAEALAALDWPAADLDPAFPPRIAYAGARHLVLGAATRERLAALDYDFDRLTALMRKLGLTTVQLVWREDESVFHVRDPFPVGGVVEDPATGAAAAALGAYLRERGLVGDDATLTLHQGADLGRPGLLEVTLRPGDSRVRVSGTAARIA
- a CDS encoding multidrug effflux MFS transporter, giving the protein MKEPAPAAVDTPGDTASDQHISSSAGTSPGRRNRLFVTLALGGLTAVAPLSMDMYLPALPEVTDSLRSPAATVQLTLTGCLMGMALGQLVVGPMSDKWGRRRPLLVGMALYVVATVLCAVAPNAALLIAFRLVQGLAGAAGIVIARAVVRDLYDGVAMARFFSTLMLISGVAPVVAPLIGGQLLRFTDWRGVFAVLTAVGLALTFLVYRYLDETLPPGRRQSGGLGETLRAMRGLLADRAFTGYMLSGGFAFAALFSYISASPFVVQDIYGASPQTFSLLFGLNSVGLVLVGQINGKVLVGRVSLDKALGWGLAVITLAAAALLVLTTGVLGEPGLAPVAAGLFVLMAAMGLAMPNTNAQALMRSGNAAGSASALLGTSTYLLGAIASPLVGIAGEHTAVPMATVQLGCAVAAVLSFVLLCGRRGGAGSSDSSDSSASAGESPESRTRVTGAEAAEAAE